The following are from one region of the Spirochaetota bacterium genome:
- a CDS encoding SpoIIE family protein phosphatase: MAATVHLRANAPEPPRAVGGVMDLRSYDLERMKPVRLDGEWEFYWRQILEPAYFRTGNRGAPGEFFTVPGVWNNRSAGDTIIDGDGYATFRLTILTDGREGIRTLKIPVMATSYRLYANGLLLAVNGIVSTSPESTRAEYNPKTASFELTGNMIEMVMHISNFSSDKGGPWNSIHLGTETEIMMLRDRRLLYEYVLLGGLIVMGLYHLGLFLLRRNERSALYFGVFSLIIALRLTLTGEFMLVRFFPGIDWELEMKIEFLTIYVGLPVFAGFIRSLFPSEMPGIARYIYFAIGLLFSIPVLIFPLRVYSHFLTPFHIVSLAAFAHLLFTAWRAVLRRRADAMLVLVGLLILMGTAINDILDANLVIRTGYMLPTGLFIFVLLQSFILSRRSTGAFADALILADLRQELEVARRIQKSILPVSPAVMDGMDMHIFTLPPEGISGDYYDWHIIDSRRIGILSADIVGHGVSAAMIASTLKVLFSFVRDRADSPATLLQAMNDMLVGRNISQFITASYSYIDLDARKIVYANAGHPPFFILPRDAAEPIVADAEGRAMGWTNDIRCAQHTLPLRPGDRLVIYTDGITECRSARGELFGEKRFASCLREWRDLPGGELARLLGVRLTAWRKPAIDFEDDITLLIIGLDGNE, from the coding sequence TTGGCCGCCACAGTGCATCTGCGCGCGAACGCCCCGGAGCCACCGCGCGCGGTCGGCGGCGTGATGGATCTGCGCTCGTATGACCTGGAGCGCATGAAACCCGTCAGACTGGACGGTGAATGGGAGTTCTACTGGCGGCAGATACTGGAGCCCGCCTACTTCCGAACCGGCAATCGCGGGGCCCCAGGTGAATTCTTCACCGTTCCCGGCGTCTGGAACAATCGTTCGGCCGGAGATACGATCATCGATGGAGACGGGTACGCCACCTTTCGCCTCACTATCCTGACCGACGGCCGCGAGGGCATACGCACTTTGAAGATACCGGTTATGGCAACTTCATATCGGTTATACGCCAACGGACTCCTTCTTGCCGTCAACGGAATCGTTTCAACATCCCCCGAGTCCACAAGAGCGGAGTACAATCCGAAAACCGCTTCGTTCGAACTCACCGGAAACATGATCGAGATGGTAATGCACATCTCCAACTTCAGCTCGGACAAGGGAGGCCCCTGGAACTCCATCCACCTGGGGACGGAAACCGAAATCATGATGCTCCGGGACCGCCGGCTTTTATACGAGTATGTTCTGCTGGGCGGGCTCATCGTGATGGGCCTCTATCACCTGGGTCTTTTTCTCCTGCGGCGTAACGAACGGTCCGCTCTCTATTTCGGGGTCTTCAGCCTGATCATCGCGCTCAGGCTGACACTTACGGGGGAGTTCATGCTCGTACGGTTCTTCCCCGGAATCGACTGGGAACTGGAGATGAAGATCGAATTTCTCACCATCTATGTGGGGCTGCCGGTATTCGCCGGATTCATCCGTTCGCTCTTTCCGTCCGAAATGCCCGGGATCGCGCGTTACATCTATTTCGCGATAGGTCTTTTATTCTCCATCCCCGTATTGATATTTCCATTGCGCGTTTACAGCCATTTCCTGACGCCGTTTCATATCGTGAGCCTGGCCGCGTTTGCCCACCTCCTCTTCACGGCATGGCGGGCCGTTCTCCGCAGGCGCGCTGACGCGATGCTCGTACTCGTCGGGCTGCTGATCCTGATGGGTACCGCGATCAACGACATCCTCGACGCCAATCTGGTCATACGAACGGGCTACATGCTGCCCACGGGACTTTTCATTTTCGTATTGCTGCAATCCTTCATACTCTCCCGACGGTCCACGGGCGCGTTCGCTGACGCGTTGATCCTGGCAGATCTTCGCCAGGAGCTCGAGGTCGCCCGTCGCATCCAGAAATCGATCCTGCCCGTGTCGCCGGCCGTCATGGACGGTATGGACATGCATATTTTCACCCTTCCTCCCGAGGGCATAAGCGGCGATTATTACGACTGGCACATTATCGACAGTCGGCGTATCGGCATACTGTCCGCCGACATAGTGGGACACGGCGTTTCCGCCGCCATGATCGCGTCCACGCTGAAGGTCCTCTTTTCGTTCGTCAGGGACAGGGCCGACTCACCGGCCACGCTGCTGCAGGCCATGAACGACATGCTGGTGGGCAGGAACATAAGTCAGTTCATTACGGCTTCGTACTCGTACATTGATCTCGATGCCCGGAAAATCGTGTACGCGAACGCGGGCCATCCACCTTTTTTCATCCTGCCCCGCGACGCCGCCGAACCGATCGTGGCCGATGCCGAAGGCCGGGCAATGGGCTGGACGAACGACATCCGCTGTGCACAGCACACCCTTCCGCTTCGACCGGGAGACAGGCTGGTTATTTACACCGACGGAATAACGGAATGCCGGAGCGCGCGGGGGGAGCTTTTCGGCGAGAAGCGTTTCGCCTCGTGCCTCCGCGAGTGGAGGGATCTGCCCGGGGGAGAACTCGCGAGACTGCTCGGGGTACGGCTTACGGCCTGGCGCAAACCCGCCATTGACTTCGAGGACGATATTACACTGCTGATTATCGGTCTCGATGGAAACGAATAG
- a CDS encoding histone deacetylase, giving the protein MLKAKNKLGLIFFPAFDWAISPTHPERQERLLYTQDQLVEEGVFDIPGIKEYKPDIATIEDVERTHFCFPDVKSILTESHLVSAGGAIKAAKLVMEKREDRAFALVRPPGHHAMKVVHGSRGFCNINIEAVMIEHIREHCGRKRIAIVDTDCHHGDGTQDVYWHDPDTLFISVHQDGRTLYPGSGFIEEQGGPNAIGKTVNIPLPPETSDEGFLYVLEKVILPILDEFKPDLVINSAGQDNHYSDPITNMHFSAQGYARLNELLKPDIAVLEGGYSIQGALPYVNLGIVLAMAGLDYSYVREPDFDKEAIRQGAEVTQYIKKLSREILDRHRRARDLVMRTMPGNYFVRKKSIYYDTDGIHENQVESIMVCDDCGGVLKIETISSVNPLCLGVEVPLGACDRCKSEGYRILEESREKGRHSHIQFINRRDREYLRF; this is encoded by the coding sequence ATGCTGAAGGCGAAGAACAAACTGGGTCTCATTTTCTTCCCGGCCTTCGACTGGGCGATAAGTCCGACGCATCCCGAGCGTCAGGAGCGCCTTTTGTATACGCAGGACCAGCTGGTGGAGGAGGGCGTGTTTGACATCCCCGGAATCAAGGAATACAAGCCGGATATCGCGACGATAGAAGATGTGGAACGCACGCATTTCTGCTTTCCCGACGTAAAAAGTATCCTGACCGAGTCGCACCTCGTCTCGGCCGGAGGCGCCATCAAGGCGGCGAAGCTGGTGATGGAAAAGCGCGAGGACCGTGCATTCGCGCTCGTGCGCCCGCCCGGACACCATGCCATGAAGGTGGTGCACGGTTCCCGCGGCTTCTGCAACATCAACATCGAGGCCGTTATGATCGAGCACATCCGCGAACACTGTGGGAGGAAGCGCATCGCCATCGTCGACACCGACTGCCATCACGGCGACGGCACCCAGGACGTCTACTGGCACGACCCCGATACGCTGTTTATTTCGGTGCACCAGGACGGAAGGACGCTGTATCCGGGCAGCGGCTTTATCGAAGAACAGGGAGGCCCCAACGCCATCGGGAAGACCGTAAACATCCCCCTGCCGCCCGAAACCTCCGACGAGGGCTTTCTGTACGTTCTGGAGAAGGTGATCCTGCCGATCCTCGACGAATTTAAGCCCGATCTGGTCATCAACTCGGCGGGCCAGGACAACCATTATTCCGATCCGATCACCAATATGCACTTCTCCGCCCAGGGTTACGCCCGGTTGAACGAGCTGCTAAAGCCGGATATCGCGGTGCTCGAGGGAGGCTATTCCATACAGGGCGCGCTTCCCTACGTAAACCTCGGAATAGTACTCGCCATGGCGGGGTTGGATTATTCCTACGTGCGCGAACCCGACTTCGACAAAGAGGCGATCCGCCAGGGGGCTGAGGTAACGCAGTACATAAAAAAGCTCTCCCGAGAAATACTCGACCGGCACCGACGCGCGCGCGATCTGGTGATGCGCACAATGCCGGGCAATTATTTCGTGCGCAAAAAGTCGATCTACTACGACACCGACGGCATTCATGAAAACCAGGTCGAGTCGATCATGGTCTGCGACGACTGCGGCGGCGTTTTAAAGATCGAGACGATATCGTCGGTCAACCCGCTCTGCCTCGGTGTCGAGGTCCCGCTGGGGGCCTGCGACAGGTGTAAAAGCGAGGGCTATCGCATCCTCGAAGAGTCGCGTGAAAAGGGCAGGCATTCGCATATCCAGTTTATCAACAGGAGGGACCGGGAATACCTCAGGTTTTGA
- a CDS encoding hydantoinase/oxoprolinase family protein has translation MLLGIDVGGTHTDVVVIDAGGVRAAAKVATNHENLFESVNDGIAAMLREVGAADIHRINLSTTLSTNAIVEGTTEKVGMVVSAGPGIEPNLFKIGEHYHRVDGALDHRGTEILQLDRRQLEKAVAACRKSGIRSFAAVSKFSPRNPSHENAIRDSLSGDSDYITMGHTLSGHLNFPRRIATAYYNSAVWRLYNRFADAVEKALAAYGVNASVNVLKADGGTMPLAVSRILPVETILSGPAASVMGILALCDISTDSVVMDIGGTTTDIAVFASGAPIIEPDGIALNGRPTLVRALRTRSIGIGGDSLLRVNNGAVDVGPERLGPAVADGGVFATLIDAFNFRGSVTHGDVESSKNAIAELAKKSGMPADALAEAAVSRAIAAIKSAVDTLVDEINQRPVYTIHEMLEGRKITPGRMYAVGGPAEAFGQALAAVFSLGVTVPRNYSVANAIGAALARTTMSIELLADTEKGMLIIPEISVSREIPGSYSLEQAGEDARRYLIEHLGKTAPGERVQAEVVDAASFNMVKGHFTTGKNIRVRCQVKPGILEEYGKGVRQSC, from the coding sequence ATGCTGCTTGGTATTGACGTGGGAGGCACCCATACCGACGTGGTCGTTATCGACGCCGGTGGCGTGCGTGCGGCCGCCAAGGTGGCAACCAACCATGAGAACCTCTTCGAGTCGGTGAACGACGGAATAGCGGCTATGCTTCGCGAGGTCGGCGCCGCCGATATCCACCGTATCAACCTCAGCACAACGCTCTCGACGAACGCAATCGTGGAAGGCACGACCGAAAAGGTCGGTATGGTCGTAAGTGCGGGGCCCGGAATCGAACCGAATCTTTTTAAAATCGGGGAGCACTATCATCGTGTCGATGGCGCGCTTGACCACCGGGGTACCGAGATTCTTCAGCTCGACCGGCGACAGCTGGAAAAGGCGGTCGCGGCGTGCAGGAAATCCGGAATCAGGTCTTTCGCCGCGGTCTCGAAGTTTTCACCGCGCAACCCCTCCCACGAGAACGCGATAAGGGACTCGCTGTCGGGCGATTCCGATTATATCACCATGGGGCACACACTTTCGGGTCACCTTAACTTTCCACGGCGCATAGCCACGGCCTATTATAATTCAGCGGTGTGGCGTCTCTACAACCGGTTCGCCGACGCCGTGGAGAAAGCGCTGGCCGCATACGGAGTCAACGCTTCCGTAAACGTGCTTAAAGCTGACGGCGGCACCATGCCGCTGGCCGTATCGCGCATACTGCCGGTTGAGACCATTCTTTCGGGGCCGGCGGCAAGCGTGATGGGGATACTCGCGCTCTGCGATATCTCCACCGATTCGGTGGTCATGGACATCGGCGGTACGACCACCGACATCGCCGTATTCGCGTCGGGGGCCCCGATCATCGAACCGGATGGGATCGCGCTTAACGGAAGACCCACGCTGGTGCGGGCGCTGAGAACGCGCTCGATAGGGATAGGCGGCGACTCACTCCTCAGGGTGAACAACGGCGCCGTCGATGTGGGTCCCGAGCGGCTGGGCCCGGCGGTGGCCGACGGCGGGGTTTTTGCGACCCTGATCGACGCCTTCAACTTCAGGGGGAGCGTCACACACGGGGACGTTGAATCGTCGAAAAATGCGATTGCAGAGCTTGCGAAAAAGTCGGGGATGCCGGCGGACGCCCTTGCTGAAGCCGCCGTATCGCGGGCCATTGCCGCCATCAAATCGGCGGTCGATACGCTTGTCGATGAAATAAATCAAAGGCCGGTGTATACCATACACGAAATGCTCGAGGGAAGAAAAATCACGCCCGGACGGATGTATGCCGTGGGGGGGCCGGCCGAGGCCTTCGGTCAGGCCCTGGCCGCGGTCTTTTCGCTCGGGGTGACGGTGCCGCGCAATTATTCGGTTGCAAACGCGATCGGCGCCGCGCTTGCGCGAACGACCATGAGTATCGAGCTCCTCGCCGATACCGAGAAGGGCATGCTCATCATCCCCGAGATAAGCGTATCGCGCGAAATTCCGGGTTCGTATTCACTTGAACAGGCGGGGGAAGACGCTCGGCGATACCTCATCGAACATCTCGGCAAAACCGCCCCCGGAGAGCGCGTACAGGCCGAGGTGGTCGACGCGGCCTCCTTCAACATGGTGAAGGGGCATTTCACCACCGGAAAAAACATCAGGGTGCGCTGTCAGGTAAAGCCGGGCATACTGGAGGAATACGGAAAGGGGGTGCGCCAATCATGCTGA
- a CDS encoding glutamine synthetase III, with protein MRRFEKIIAADRSYVAEREKNVPVSQYFGEDTFSSGTMQEKLPATVFQRLQDTTLRGKKLDLETANAVAHAMKEWAIGKGATHYCHWFQPMTGSTAEKHDAFIEFTDEGAPIERFSGKQLVQGEPDASSFPSGGIRSTFEARGYTAWDISSPAFILKRGIGTALCIPSVFISYSGEALDKKTPLLRSIEAINTSALNLVKVLGNRKVRKIYATLGPEQEYFLIDQDYFYKRQDLLLSGRTLLGAAPPKGQELEDHYFGSIKERVFSFMHDVEEELYKLGIPAKTRHNEVAPSQYELAPLFEEANLAVDHNQILMETIRSVASKHKLAALLHEKPFAGINGSGKHLNWSLADDQGNNLLNPGKTPQDNIQFLVFLVATIRAVYYHADILRASVASSGNDHRLGANEAPPAIMSVFLGEQLSGILEDIEKGVVTNGTNGVIIDMGISKLPLLSRDNTDRNRTSPFAFTGNKFEFRAVGSSQSISFAATVLNTIVAESLDVLAGKIAARGENTRQATLDVLKDEIKAVKNVLFMGDNYSKEWEAEAKRRGLPNKKTSYEALPDLATNKAVALFEKYKVLSSVELKSRYHVRLERYIKEIGIEASTLCNMVESQVLPAAIRYQKELASSISLAAQALGNAASLEPQKTVLSSLVGLIGSTHLLVAELKKTVESAESLRSEEEKTTAFGSKVRSTMNAIRAKVDELELMVDDELWPLPRFWEMLFIK; from the coding sequence ATGAGACGCTTTGAGAAGATCATCGCAGCCGATAGAAGCTATGTCGCGGAAAGAGAGAAAAACGTTCCGGTTTCCCAGTATTTTGGAGAAGACACATTCAGCTCCGGGACCATGCAGGAAAAGCTCCCCGCGACCGTTTTTCAGCGGCTTCAGGATACCACTTTAAGGGGAAAAAAGCTCGACCTTGAAACGGCAAACGCCGTGGCGCACGCCATGAAGGAATGGGCCATCGGAAAAGGAGCCACCCATTACTGTCACTGGTTTCAGCCGATGACCGGATCGACCGCGGAAAAACACGACGCATTCATCGAGTTTACCGACGAAGGGGCGCCCATAGAACGTTTTTCGGGCAAGCAGCTTGTTCAGGGGGAGCCGGACGCATCGAGCTTCCCGAGCGGCGGCATCCGGTCAACCTTCGAGGCGCGCGGCTATACCGCGTGGGACATCTCGAGCCCCGCGTTCATACTGAAAAGGGGCATAGGCACCGCCCTGTGCATTCCCTCCGTATTCATTTCGTATTCCGGTGAGGCGCTCGATAAAAAAACGCCGCTTTTGCGCTCCATCGAAGCGATAAATACCAGCGCGCTCAACCTGGTTAAAGTGCTCGGCAACAGAAAGGTCCGTAAAATCTACGCCACGCTGGGCCCCGAACAGGAGTACTTCCTTATCGACCAGGACTATTTCTACAAGCGCCAGGACCTTCTCCTTTCGGGCAGGACTTTGCTCGGCGCCGCCCCCCCGAAGGGACAGGAACTCGAAGACCATTATTTCGGGAGCATCAAGGAGCGCGTATTCTCGTTCATGCACGACGTGGAAGAGGAGCTCTACAAGCTCGGAATCCCGGCCAAAACGCGCCACAACGAGGTGGCCCCCAGCCAGTATGAGCTCGCGCCCCTCTTCGAGGAGGCCAACCTCGCGGTCGATCACAACCAGATTCTTATGGAAACCATTCGTTCGGTCGCGTCCAAGCACAAGCTGGCGGCGCTCCTTCATGAAAAGCCGTTCGCCGGGATCAACGGTTCCGGCAAGCATCTCAACTGGTCGCTTGCCGATGACCAGGGGAACAACCTGCTCAATCCCGGCAAAACCCCCCAGGATAACATCCAGTTCCTGGTCTTCCTGGTCGCGACCATCCGCGCGGTCTACTACCACGCCGATATCCTCAGGGCATCCGTCGCCTCCTCCGGGAACGACCACCGGCTGGGAGCGAACGAGGCGCCGCCGGCGATCATGTCGGTCTTTCTCGGCGAACAACTCAGCGGCATACTCGAGGACATCGAAAAGGGCGTGGTGACCAACGGCACCAACGGAGTGATCATCGACATGGGGATATCGAAGCTGCCGCTGCTCTCCAGGGACAACACTGACCGTAACAGGACCTCTCCGTTCGCCTTCACCGGCAACAAGTTCGAGTTCCGCGCGGTCGGCTCCTCGCAGTCAATCTCGTTCGCGGCCACGGTTCTCAACACCATCGTGGCCGAAAGCCTCGACGTGCTCGCCGGAAAAATCGCCGCCAGGGGTGAGAACACCAGGCAGGCGACGCTCGATGTATTGAAAGACGAGATCAAGGCGGTTAAGAATGTGCTCTTTATGGGTGACAACTACTCGAAGGAGTGGGAGGCTGAGGCCAAACGCAGGGGGCTGCCCAATAAAAAGACCTCGTACGAGGCTCTTCCCGACCTTGCCACGAACAAGGCCGTCGCCCTCTTCGAGAAGTACAAGGTTCTCTCATCGGTCGAGCTCAAATCGCGGTATCACGTCCGCCTCGAACGATACATCAAGGAGATAGGCATCGAGGCCAGTACGCTCTGCAACATGGTAGAGAGCCAGGTACTGCCGGCGGCGATCCGTTACCAGAAGGAGCTCGCCTCGTCGATATCGCTCGCGGCCCAGGCGCTCGGAAACGCCGCGTCGCTCGAACCGCAGAAAACCGTGCTCTCGTCGCTTGTGGGGCTTATCGGTTCAACCCATTTGCTGGTGGCCGAACTGAAGAAGACCGTGGAAAGCGCCGAATCCCTCAGAAGCGAAGAGGAGAAAACGACCGCCTTCGGCTCGAAGGTTCGCTCGACGATGAACGCCATCCGTGCGAAGGTGGACGAGCTCGAGCTCATGGTCGATGACGAACTGTGGCCGTTGCCGCGCTTCTGGGAGATGCTGTTTATCAAGTGA